A portion of the Oxynema aestuarii AP17 genome contains these proteins:
- a CDS encoding calcium-binding protein codes for MSEVASVFLAPAPTVPFLPGIALSGGSGMDIQDLEGQPPVAEVPSPAGDSPDTPSPPPPPVPTATARPTPPEDPDFLGQEGKEAPIGTPGVDGLSNDPIANLLSQFNASRAFFQGQQAGSLEFVVGSTENDLMLLGPLANVVGGGAGDDNIFAGPGDDRVKASAGNDVIHGNQGADVLDGEEGNDLIRAGQDNDTAKGGVGNDIVYGDKGNDSVSGDDGNDRVFGNQGEDTVDGGAGDDTVYGGQDNDSVSGGIGNDVLFGDKGNDRLTGAQGADTFRFEYFAPPGEDVPTAHAEDGNLLGVDTITDFTPNEDKIQLDSRIFSKLQPGMLAEGDVTVTGQFDANAKGTSASKLVYDQTSGLLYYNPTDAAGDEMPLVQLDPNLDIDSNDFEIF; via the coding sequence ATGTCAGAAGTCGCTTCTGTTTTCCTCGCACCAGCACCCACAGTGCCGTTTTTGCCCGGTATTGCTCTGAGCGGCGGATCCGGGATGGATATCCAAGACCTCGAAGGTCAACCCCCTGTAGCCGAAGTCCCTTCTCCTGCCGGAGACTCCCCGGATACCCCTTCCCCACCACCTCCACCTGTGCCAACCGCCACCGCAAGGCCCACCCCTCCCGAGGATCCGGATTTCCTTGGCCAGGAGGGGAAGGAAGCCCCCATCGGCACTCCGGGAGTGGACGGACTTTCAAATGACCCTATCGCCAACTTGCTCAGCCAATTCAATGCCTCTCGCGCCTTCTTCCAAGGTCAGCAAGCGGGCAGTTTGGAATTCGTGGTCGGCAGTACTGAAAATGACTTGATGTTGTTAGGTCCGCTAGCCAATGTGGTTGGCGGTGGTGCGGGCGACGATAATATTTTCGCCGGGCCAGGGGACGATCGTGTCAAAGCCAGTGCCGGAAACGATGTGATACATGGCAACCAAGGAGCGGATGTTCTCGATGGTGAAGAAGGGAACGATTTAATCCGTGCCGGTCAAGATAACGATACCGCGAAAGGCGGTGTCGGGAACGATATTGTCTATGGAGACAAAGGCAATGATAGTGTCAGTGGAGATGACGGCAACGACCGGGTATTCGGCAACCAAGGAGAGGATACCGTCGATGGCGGAGCCGGTGACGATACCGTCTACGGCGGTCAAGACAATGATTCGGTCAGTGGCGGCATCGGCAACGATGTGCTCTTTGGCGATAAAGGCAACGATCGCCTCACCGGCGCTCAAGGAGCCGATACCTTCCGCTTTGAGTATTTTGCCCCACCAGGGGAAGACGTTCCCACGGCTCATGCTGAAGATGGCAATCTCTTGGGTGTGGATACGATTACTGACTTTACTCCCAACGAAGATAAAATTCAGTTGGATAGCCGCATCTTCTCGAAATTGCAACCGGGCATGTTGGCTGAAGGGGATGTAACGGTGACGGGTCAATTTGACGCCAATGCCAAAGGTACTAGTGCCTCGAAGCTGGTTTACGACCAAACGAGCGGTCTGCTGTACTACAATCCCACGGATGCTGCTGGGGATGAAATGCCTTTGGTGCAACTCGATCCGAATCTCGATATAGACTCGAATGACTTTGAAATTTTCTAA
- a CDS encoding tetratricopeptide repeat protein: MPNHEQRGTIFYRQGDLVAAERCYRQAIAESGHRPRVYYNLGVVLDAAGKWPQAMAAYHQAIVLKPDDLNAYSNLGCLLVKLGKVSAAIALFRRALALAPNWASLYNNLGQAFQAQAKLGSALAAYIKAIELQPDLAIAYYNAGKIWQSENQHAKALPYFQQVRQLNPTSILADAECGYSLMAQGKLDAAMPYFQQAIAREAHFIQAYCHLVEHRLTLPGREHPQDERDRAQLACTRFLRALQKHPHHPDVYTQFYLIHYHWGNVLFRYGDYQNAEIFYHKALQIDPHCRDIDRREIYRRLGQCLSKQNRLHPRAMVENLATLIPPTRSSLLTGAMSQMSRDIAPTRRSLESTNAAQGHLHPKGIYRHTREWIETTHFQGRDYFPVRFPGSKPPHVQPTPTPDGECAGLNCVPCLQRIARDFSPVHLGWGIQRLAGVAHRFNDNFSGHFIASIPHGRAWVVPQQNSWMVCNCVAIITPDNYLLADVSREYPGTLPGCQKQDTRHPRVFELDAFPPVRKIEGTVALLSGLSGAVYFHWMVDILPRWEILRQGGIDVTQIDYYVINSLEQPFQRETLAALGIPESKIIQSDRFPHIQADTLIVPSFAGHLGWAEPWAIQFLRREFLPLISASDYPGSERIYISRANARYRRVLNEAEVIDFLKTLGFEIIQLESLSFAQQITTFARAKIIVAPHGSGLTNILFCRPGTQIVEWVSPHYVRPYYWQIGQQLKLQHYCLTAEALACCPIRELIYPNPLTEDIWINLNQLEKMMSVAGIIKSIFPGVFPPIQATVNPPISTDLFLQQAETDFRLGNLELAKAACLKALQIDPNSAEACKIMGNLLQEHGQIESARKWYVKALQIDPKLAAAYANLGSLAAQEQQWKLAVTCYQKAIQIDPNFAGAYRNLAKVWTQLKRGKEAAECGYAALCLSPDKFSATACVNLGNTLVQEGLVDRGINCYRRAIELNPKLAGAYYDLASALQRQGQSKEAATYYQKARDLGLENISIRTTKTVVKPDYLQKARGCVDRQEWQEACELCKQVLALEPKNVEAYKLLANSFRELGKLQEAMQSYRKALSLQPENAELCRQFGDLLAQQQEWEAVVSAYRRAVELDPKLPGMETRLAHAFRERAQLDLTAAASFYNLAIQSNASQIQTDRHFLEIHPDRPDIYLTLGDTLVKQKRPDEAILIYQTAMNRFPENPEIYLHLGKAMAAKNDRVGAMAAYRRAIAIDPNHYWSHHHLGDILAEQGKLPEAIASYHRAIETNPSPSFWHYHNLGTVQGYYGEWEEAIVSYYKAIELNPNYSWSHKNLGDILAAQGKIDEATVCYRRAIKLKPRIL; encoded by the coding sequence GTGCCAAACCACGAACAACGCGGGACGATTTTTTACCGACAGGGAGATTTAGTCGCCGCAGAACGCTGTTATCGACAGGCGATCGCCGAATCGGGTCATCGCCCGAGAGTCTATTACAATCTGGGCGTGGTGCTCGATGCTGCAGGCAAATGGCCCCAGGCAATGGCCGCATACCATCAGGCAATTGTCCTCAAACCGGACGATCTGAACGCCTATAGCAACCTGGGCTGCTTGTTGGTGAAATTGGGAAAAGTTTCCGCAGCGATCGCCCTCTTCCGACGCGCCCTCGCCCTGGCTCCCAATTGGGCAAGTTTATACAACAACCTCGGTCAAGCCTTCCAAGCCCAAGCAAAGCTGGGGTCAGCCCTAGCCGCCTATATTAAAGCGATCGAATTGCAGCCGGATCTGGCGATCGCCTATTATAATGCAGGCAAAATCTGGCAATCCGAAAATCAGCACGCCAAGGCACTTCCCTATTTTCAGCAAGTCCGGCAACTCAATCCAACCTCCATTCTCGCAGATGCCGAGTGCGGCTATTCGCTGATGGCACAAGGCAAGCTGGATGCAGCAATGCCGTACTTTCAGCAGGCGATCGCCCGCGAAGCGCATTTCATCCAAGCGTACTGCCATCTTGTGGAACACCGCTTAACACTTCCCGGGCGCGAACATCCCCAGGACGAACGCGATCGCGCTCAACTCGCTTGCACCCGATTTCTCCGCGCCTTGCAAAAACATCCCCATCACCCGGACGTTTATACCCAATTTTACCTGATTCACTACCATTGGGGAAATGTGCTGTTCCGATATGGCGATTACCAAAACGCGGAAATTTTCTATCACAAAGCGTTGCAAATTGACCCCCATTGCCGGGATATCGATCGCCGGGAGATTTATCGCCGCTTGGGTCAGTGCTTGAGCAAACAAAATCGACTCCATCCAAGGGCGATGGTGGAGAACCTAGCAACGCTCATTCCACCCACTCGTTCCTCTCTACTCACCGGGGCCATGAGTCAGATGTCACGAGACATCGCACCCACAAGGCGATCCCTGGAGTCAACGAATGCCGCCCAGGGTCACCTCCACCCCAAAGGCATTTATCGCCATACCCGCGAGTGGATCGAAACCACTCATTTTCAGGGCAGGGATTATTTCCCCGTTCGGTTCCCAGGTAGCAAACCCCCTCATGTGCAGCCAACTCCCACCCCCGATGGCGAGTGCGCTGGATTAAATTGTGTCCCTTGCTTGCAGCGCATCGCACGGGATTTTTCTCCAGTTCATTTGGGATGGGGCATCCAACGATTGGCAGGAGTTGCCCACCGTTTTAACGATAATTTTTCCGGTCATTTTATTGCCTCGATTCCTCACGGACGTGCTTGGGTTGTTCCACAACAAAATTCCTGGATGGTGTGCAATTGCGTAGCCATTATTACCCCGGATAATTATCTGCTTGCCGACGTTTCTCGCGAATATCCCGGTACGTTACCCGGATGCCAAAAACAAGATACCCGCCACCCTCGGGTATTTGAGTTAGATGCCTTTCCTCCAGTGCGAAAGATTGAGGGCACCGTTGCTTTGTTATCCGGACTTTCCGGAGCCGTTTATTTTCACTGGATGGTGGATATTCTTCCCCGTTGGGAAATTTTGCGCCAGGGGGGAATAGATGTGACTCAAATCGATTATTATGTCATTAATAGTCTAGAGCAGCCGTTTCAGCGAGAAACCTTGGCCGCCTTAGGGATTCCTGAATCGAAAATTATTCAGAGCGATCGCTTCCCCCATATTCAAGCAGATACCTTAATCGTTCCGTCTTTTGCCGGTCATCTCGGGTGGGCCGAACCTTGGGCAATTCAATTTCTCCGCCGCGAGTTTCTTCCGCTCATCTCCGCCTCAGATTATCCCGGTTCCGAGCGCATCTATATCAGTCGCGCTAACGCCCGATATCGCCGCGTATTAAACGAAGCGGAAGTCATTGACTTTCTCAAGACGCTGGGGTTTGAGATTATTCAACTTGAATCTTTATCATTTGCCCAACAAATTACTACCTTCGCGCGAGCTAAAATTATCGTAGCTCCACATGGCAGTGGATTAACGAATATCCTGTTTTGCCGCCCGGGTACCCAAATCGTCGAATGGGTTTCTCCACATTATGTTAGACCGTACTATTGGCAAATCGGCCAACAGCTCAAACTGCAACACTATTGCTTGACTGCCGAGGCATTGGCCTGCTGTCCTATTAGAGAGTTAATCTATCCCAACCCGCTAACGGAAGACATTTGGATAAATTTAAATCAGTTGGAAAAAATGATGTCCGTAGCGGGTATAATAAAATCGATATTTCCTGGAGTTTTTCCCCCGATTCAAGCCACCGTGAATCCCCCTATTTCTACCGATCTATTCCTCCAGCAAGCGGAAACCGATTTCCGCCTAGGAAACTTGGAACTCGCCAAAGCAGCTTGTTTAAAAGCGTTGCAGATCGATCCCAATTCTGCAGAGGCTTGTAAAATCATGGGCAACTTGCTACAAGAGCACGGACAGATAGAATCGGCACGAAAGTGGTATGTGAAAGCGCTGCAAATTGACCCCAAATTGGCAGCAGCTTATGCAAATTTGGGCAGTTTAGCAGCTCAAGAGCAGCAGTGGAAATTGGCAGTAACTTGCTATCAAAAAGCTATTCAAATCGATCCGAATTTTGCCGGGGCATATCGGAATTTAGCGAAGGTATGGACGCAGTTAAAGCGAGGAAAAGAAGCGGCGGAATGCGGGTATGCGGCCTTGTGTTTGTCACCGGATAAGTTTTCGGCTACTGCGTGCGTGAATTTGGGCAATACCCTGGTGCAAGAAGGGTTGGTCGATCGGGGGATAAATTGTTATCGTCGCGCGATAGAATTAAATCCAAAATTGGCAGGGGCATATTACGATTTGGCGTCAGCACTACAACGTCAAGGGCAAAGTAAGGAGGCTGCTACTTACTATCAAAAAGCCAGAGATTTGGGTCTGGAAAATATATCGATTAGGACAACAAAGACGGTAGTCAAACCAGATTATTTGCAAAAAGCGCGAGGTTGTGTCGATCGCCAAGAATGGCAAGAAGCTTGTGAGTTATGCAAACAAGTCCTAGCCTTAGAACCAAAAAACGTTGAAGCTTATAAATTGTTGGCCAATAGTTTTCGGGAATTAGGAAAGCTTCAGGAAGCGATGCAATCTTATCGCAAAGCCCTATCCCTGCAACCAGAAAATGCAGAACTTTGCCGCCAATTCGGAGATCTGTTAGCCCAACAGCAGGAATGGGAAGCAGTCGTTAGCGCTTATCGTCGGGCTGTAGAACTCGATCCGAAATTGCCGGGAATGGAGACCAGATTAGCTCATGCTTTTCGAGAACGCGCCCAGTTAGATTTAACCGCAGCCGCAAGTTTCTATAATCTAGCGATTCAATCGAACGCCTCGCAAATTCAGACCGATCGCCACTTCCTGGAAATTCACCCCGATCGCCCCGACATTTATTTGACATTAGGGGATACTTTGGTAAAACAAAAGCGCCCAGATGAGGCAATTTTAATTTATCAAACGGCGATGAACCGATTTCCCGAAAACCCGGAAATCTATTTACATTTAGGTAAAGCAATGGCTGCCAAAAACGATCGCGTCGGGGCAATGGCTGCTTACCGTCGGGCGATCGCGATCGACCCCAATCATTATTGGTCGCATCACCATCTCGGAGATATTTTAGCCGAACAGGGAAAATTACCAGAAGCGATCGCCAGCTATCATCGTGCGATTGAAACGAATCCTTCTCCTTCATTTTGGCATTATCATAATTTAGGGACAGTTCAAGGGTATTACGGAGAGTGGGAAGAAGCGATCGTCTCTTACTACAAAGCGATCGAGTTAAATCCCAA